The region GGGCTTTCTTGAGGCAGGGGAAGCCCTTGGTGGCATTGAAGTAGAAGTGCTTGTCCGTGACGACCCGTTTGAGGCCCAGGAAGTCCTGCACGCGGCCCACCTCTCCGGCAGGGTCGCTGACCAGGCGCTCGCCGCTGACAAACAGGAAGTGCGACAGGGGGAAGTAGCGCAGCCAGTTGTCCAGATGCTGGGCGTAGAGGCCAATGCGCACGGCGCTCCAGGCCGTGTCCACGGGGCCCAGGCCGCGGCGGAAGGCCAGGGCGCGAAAGCTGGGCAGGCCCGGCGTCTTGGAGAGCGTCTGGGCGTAGTCAGAGATGGCCCGAGTCACGGGGTTCCGCACCACCACGATCAGCTTCGTGTCTGGGGACATGCCACGGATACGGCGGGGGGCCTCCCGAGTCACGAAGTAGCTAGGGGTCTTCTCCATGGTGATCTGCCCGTCCAGGGTGCGTGGCATCAGGCTCCTGCGGGACAAGTGGGAGGAGAGGTGGGCATGAGCGGGTGCCGGCCCTCTGAGAGCCCTCCCACCCTAGACCAGCCCCCAGGGCCCTGGGACTAacctccccttcctccagggAAGCCCTAACTACAAGGTAGGTATGCCTTCCTACCCCCCACTCCTAGCCAGATCCACCCATCCTAAGCACTTGGGTGGGCAGCCTGGGATGTGGGCTGTGAGGGTGCCCAGATCCAGCACGGCCCACAGTGGGGGCCCACACTGCAAGGCTGCCCGCACCCCTCCCAGAGCTAGACTGCATCTCAACCGTGACACAGCTGGGCCTCTCACCCCAAACCAACCTCTCAGGCCTGAGACCTGGACTTGGTACCCACAGGGCTCCAATGACCTTCCCCATCCCGCGGGCTCCTGCTCTGTAATTACCCCAGTCTCACTTTCATTAAGTGGCTCATGGCATCCCCTGAATTAGGCCATTAGTTATTGACAAGTGTCACCAACAAATGGCAGctgcccttcctctctctccccactccccatcccccTACATAGCCTCTCCCCACCTTTTTAGCCCTGCTAATTCTCCCTGACCTGGGCCCCACCAGAATGCTGAAAGCCTCAGCACAGCCCAGTGCACTGGAGACGTCAGTGAGGTGGCCTAAGGGTCCGTCTCAAGACCCCAGCTGCCTGGGCCTCCCAGACCTGCCTTGGTCCCCAGGGTACAAGGCTGCAGCTGCAGCATTTCTGACAAGTCCTCTCATTCTGACCAGAGGTGGGGGTGACTGACCTCATCCCAAGGTTCTCGGGGAGTCGGCTGCTAGCAGAGCCCCACCACCCAAAACCTGGGGAACCTATCCTGAGCACCCCGCCCAGGCAGGCCAGGTACCCTGAGCAGCGTCCCAAGGCCGCCCCTGCCTGCCAGGTAGTgcagggtggggcggggcaggaTACTGCCAGCAGGGCCAGCTGAGCAAACAGCTCAGAGGGAGGGCCAAGAACTAGGtcaacagaggcagaggctgTCAGGACCTGCACTAGGGAGGGGAggtctctgtcccctgctctggcTAACAGCTCCCAGAATTGGTCCCAGACAGAAGGGTGACACACCGGGCAGAATTCAAGGTTTATCCAGAGTAGTGACCCCATACTCaagcccctgggaggcagggcctGAGTCTCCTCTTCCTGCTCAGACCCCCAACAAAACTCAGGCCGGGGGATACATAGGTGTACAGATACACAAGTTGGGGTGTTTGGCTTGGTGTGTTTGGATGTTGGGACAGGAGGAGGTACACATGTGATCCTGGGCACCCCACCGGGCTCCCCTGACACCTCCCATTTGGCTCAAGGGAGTGGGGTGGACTGCATGATCTACTGGCTACGGGAGCTTCCTCCACCCCTCAAAATAAGGTCCTGGGCAGAGCTGGTCTACAGAAGTCACAGGGGACAATTCTGCTCCCCCATGGCAATGACAGAGCGATCTGGGACCCTTTCTACCACACTCACTACCCTATTTGATAGACAGgtagactgaggctcagagaaggagcAGGAAGCGCTGGGTGAATGAGGGCCCACAGCCTCCTACCCCTGGGCTGCAGCTGCTGGGAGGGGCATGTCAGCTTGGATTCTGCTCTAAGCCTCATGCAGCTGGGAATCCAGGTGGGAACAGCACCCAGCCCTCCTGGGGGATAAGTTCAAACAGACCTTGGGTGGGGACAATGCCAAGAGCTGAGGCCGAGGGCTGCAGCCTAGGCTGGCCAGCTCAGGAAATCCCCTTTCCACAAGAGGGAAGACGGAAGAAGGGGGCATCGCCCCACACTGGACCTCAATGCTAAGACTACAGAGAGAAGCCAGTGCCTCATCAGAAGTCACTACCCTCCCTTTACTCTTAGGGAGCAAACCAGCCCTGTTTACTCCAGGACCCTCCTTGCCAATCTTTGACACCCCCTttccatcccttccctcccccaggtGCCCAGTGACCCCAGGAGCACCCTCTTTCCTGCCCCAGACTGGGCCCTTCTGGTCCTGAGTATCCCCACCCCTTCTCACCCACCTTTGGAGAGGGGCTGCAAGGAAGCCAACAAGAGTTAAAGGGACCTTAGCACCCACTGTTGCTTTCCCTCCAAGGAAGTCAGAGGAGCAGAAGCAGGGGAGGTGCCCCCAGCCTCACCGTGGAGGGGAGAAGGCGATGGGAAGGGGGGATGCCGACTTTCCAGGCCCGCTCTTGCCACAAACCAGCTTTGAGATCTGAGATCTTTGGGATCAATTACTCACCCTCCCCAGGCCGCAGAAAGCCTGTCCTCAGCTGGGAAtggaggagggtggggatgggggcttctggggaggtgggagaggatgaGAGGAACAGGACTCTGACCCCCACTTGGCAGACATCTGACAAGTTGCTTGGCGGACActccctccctgctcatctgGTCTGCATTTCCCTGCGGCTTCCATCCAGCCCCAGGCGACTCTCCCTCCTCCATCTCAGCCTGCTCCTCCCGGACGTCCCACGTCCCACACCTCGCCTGGGCCTCATCCAGCCAGGCCTGGGACCCTGCAGAAACCAGCTATGATTCCTGTGTGGAACTTTACTGTGCtgatggtggaggtgggggcatGACAGGGGGGTGAGTCCCACAGAAGCCCGGGTCCCTCCCGCCACATACTCAGACCCCTACTACCCACAGTCACTGCTCCAGCCCCCGGAGCCAAGGGGGTTCCCCTGCTTTCATCCCTCCTGTCTCCTTTTCACTTTTCCAAACTGCTATAGTCAAAGCATAGCCCCCACCTGTCCCCAGACAGGGGACCCCCTCCTGAACTGAGACTTTGGGAAATTTGTTTGTGTGACTCCAGCACCTGCCAAACAGAAGGTGCTCACTGAGTGACTAGATGAACAAATGCTGTGTGAGTTTAGGGGCACTTGGTGGGGGAGTCACAGTCCCCAAGAAGGAGGATCCAAAAGAGCCTAAGGGGTGAGCTGAGGCCTGGGGAGTGGGGCCAATTTGGCCAAGGTCAAATTTGAGCATCCTGGGACCCCCTGCTGAGGCCAAGGGAAGGGCCAGAGTCACTGCCTGGTCACAACCCAGTGGGAACAGGGTGTCCCAGAAATGCAACTGGGGGCACTGACTACCCCTCCTCTACTTACCATCCCAACCCCCCAGCCAGGAACAGGTGCTGAGGACCCTCTTTGCAGCTGGAGAGACCTAGGCAGGGGTGGGCATTTTCAGACTCACTGCACATTCATGGCTGGTTGGAAGGACAGGCAGGTTCAGAGGCACAGGCGCCTGTGAGAGACACCAAGGCCACACGCGCACATGTCAGCACATGGCCATGTCCCTTGGAGGGCCCGTGGACacatgtactccagaaactcagCCAGCCCCCTCCTGCTTGCCTTGCACCAGCCAGTGAGGGGTCAGCGCTACCCAGCCCCAGGATGGCTCCAGATTAAAGGGGTGGAAACGACGATGGGGACAGGACCCTTTGTATCCTCCGGGCCCACCCCTCCCCTCGGTGTGGTGACTCTATAAATGAGGAAGGAGAAAGTCTCAGGCTCCTGAATCCTCCCACTCCTATCACAGGCCTCAGGCACACCTGTGTCCCAAGAACCCCTTACCAGGGCTGAGGATCTGACCCCAGGTCTGGGTCCAGCTGGCTCGCTCTGAGGTCCCTTAATCTCCCCAGACCAGTCCCCTAGAGCTAGAGCCTGTGCCCTGGGAGAGCCTGGATGGGACCTCAGGGTCCCCGGTTCTTCGGGAATCTTTTTAGGTCTAAACCCAGTTCTCAATTCCCCTGCAGCCCCGCATTAGCCCAGCTTCTGGGGTCACCAGTGGGCTCTGAAGTTTGTACCATGGTTAACAATGGatcctccacctcccccaccctctccctcctcttcctcccactccccttcttctcctcccctccaccccttcctcttcctcccctccttctccctctcctctgcacAGAAGTGAGGAATTCAGGATGCTTTCAGATGCTGCAATACCACCAGAGTTGGGTAACGGTCTCTCCTTGAGCtctgagaaagcagggattcaggCCGTGCCTTCCGAGAAACAGCATGGTGGTGCGCCCTAGGGGTCCCACTGGGGACGCAGCGGAGCGAGGTGGTCGAAGAATGGACTCACCTCCCTCATCGCCACACAACTTCCCTagacgccccctcccccgccccagtaGCAGCACCCCTTCAGAGTTCATTGAGCCTGAACCCCCGGTTCTCACTGGGAATCCTTTATACCCTTGAGTGATTTAAATGCAAAAGGCAAAGATAACAagtaggggtgggggcagggtggaaTCTGGGTACAGAGAAACTGGTAAACTTGGCAGTCAGATCCTGCCACCCCCACTTGCCACTAATTCACCAGGTGACCTTGGGCAGCGTCCTCTCTGCCCTTTAGGGGCCTGGTGCAAGTTGGGGATGAAGCAAGtgctgtggggagaggggtgaCTCACCCTCCATCTGTGAGCCCTCGTTTCCCCACAGGAAGGGGCAGGACACCGATGTGGGCTTGTGCACAACTGAGGAAGGCAGTGGGCAGGGCCTTACACTTGGCCTTCAGTGCTaccctgggcagggaggggctggtgtTTGACCAGCCCCCAGGACGGGCTACTTCATCTGGGGCTGAGTGTTCCCCCAATTCCACCACATACCCCAAGGACATCCTGAGTGGGAGGCAGGGCAGCTACAGAGCCCCATGATATGAGGCTGGGGTCCCAATTCTCATTCCTGGGCATTGATCAAGGGCACCTTCCTCCTTTCTAAAGACCAAACTTTCTCCAAACCCCCGGGACTATCGAGAAGGACTCCTCTCTCCAGGATCAGGGTTCTTTAGGGGTAGGTGACAGACACTTTCTAGGAGGCTGCGGGGGACCCTGGAGGCCCCGTGCTAGGGTAACTGGCCAAAGGTCAGACATGGTCCCTCAGCCTGGAGGGGCGACTGAGCAAGAAGCACTTCTAAAGCTTCTCAAGCCCCACTGGCTTGGAACTACTTCTCAGCTGGAACAGCACTCTAGCCCCGAACCAGAACTTTCCCTGGAGTTTTCAAAGTTTCTGGGAGCCCACGGCCAGTAACCATCCCTTTTTTTCATAAAACCTCCTGCAGGGGGTCCGCGTCCTCCAGGTCAAGCCTTGCCCTCCACATAGGCTCGTCTAAGCCCCAGATGATGCCCGGACACCTCGCCCCGCCGCGTCCCCAGTGGGATCCCCAGGGAGCACCACGCCGCTTCTCGGAAGGCACCGGCCAGGAAGCGGGTAGGGCGTGCGGGCCCGGGCGCTCACCGGTACCAAGCGAGGCCGCGCTCGTAGCACCTGTCGAAGAAGTGGGGCTCCGAGCCGAGCGCGCGGACGTCGGGGTGCAGCCGCAGGAACTCCAGCAGGGCACGCGTGCCGCCCTTCTTCACTCCCACGATGAGCGCCTGCGGGAAGCGCCGGCGGCCTGGGCCGCTGGCCACCGGCAGAGCTGGCGCCCCGGGGTTGCCGGCGGCGCGGGGCGTCTCTGCGGGGGCGGGGGCCGGCGCGGGGACGCGTGCGGCCGGCGGGCAGCGTCCGGGAtaggcacagagacagtaggcgCCGAGCACCAGCGCGGCGAGCAGCAGAGGCGCACGCGGCGCCCGAAGCGCCGTCCCGGGCCCGCCCCCAGCGCCCTggctgcccccagccccgccgCCCGGGCCGCCGCTACCTGCCATGGGGCTGCACTGCGCCCAGGGACAGGAGCGGGGGCTGCAGGAGGGCACGCATCCCGGCCGGCGCCGCGCTCAGCCCGTCGGCGCCCGGCTTCTGCTCTGTGCCCAGCCGCCCAGCCGCCTGggagcgggggcggggcggggacggGGGCGGGGACGGGGTGCCCCGCCCCTCTTGGACCACTGCCCCGCCTGGGACATGCCTGCACCCACCCGCGCTGTGGCGCGACTCTGAGCCTCAGAGACTACCCAGACGCGTCTGCTTGGAGACCCCAGGTCCCAGCCCGTTCATCTCCAATGTCTTCACCCTTCCGTGCAGGGATGCTGCGGCGGCGGATCGGGACGCAGGACAGTGACAGAACTGCGCTGCTGG is a window of Vicugna pacos chromosome 18, VicPac4, whole genome shotgun sequence DNA encoding:
- the HS3ST6 gene encoding heparan sulfate glucosamine 3-O-sulfotransferase 6 isoform X1: MAGSGGPGGGAGGSQGAGGGPGTALRAPRAPLLLAALVLGAYCLCAYPGRCPPAARVPAPAPAPAETPRAAGNPGAPALPVASGPGRRRFPQALIVGVKKGGTRALLEFLRLHPDVRALGSEPHFFDRCYERGLAWYRSLMPRTLDGQITMEKTPSYFVTREAPRRIRGMSPDTKLIVVVRNPVTRAISDYAQTLSKTPGLPSFRALAFRRGLGPVDTAWSAVRIGLYAQHLDNWLRYFPLSHFLFVSGERLVSDPAGEVGRVQDFLGLKRVVTDKHFYFNATKGFPCLKKAQGSSRPRCLGKSKGRPHPRVPEAVVQRLRDFYRPFNRKFYQMTGQDFGWD
- the HS3ST6 gene encoding heparan sulfate glucosamine 3-O-sulfotransferase 6 isoform X2, producing the protein MAGSGGPGGGAGGSQGAGGGPGTALRAPRAPLLLAALVLGAYCLCAYPGRCPPAARVPAPAPAPAETPRAAGNPGAPALPVASGPGRRRFPQALIVGVKKGGTRALLEFLRLHPDVRALGSEPHFFDRSLMPRTLDGQITMEKTPSYFVTREAPRRIRGMSPDTKLIVVVRNPVTRAISDYAQTLSKTPGLPSFRALAFRRGLGPVDTAWSAVRIGLYAQHLDNWLRYFPLSHFLFVSGERLVSDPAGEVGRVQDFLGLKRVVTDKHFYFNATKGFPCLKKAQGSSRPRCLGKSKGRPHPRVPEAVVQRLRDFYRPFNRKFYQMTGQDFGWD